The Mauremys mutica isolate MM-2020 ecotype Southern chromosome 1, ASM2049712v1, whole genome shotgun sequence genome has a segment encoding these proteins:
- the LOC123362221 gene encoding olfactory receptor 52N4-like: protein MAAFNLTPFDPSSFILTGIPGLETAHIWISIPFSTFYIFGLLGNFMVLFVVGKEQTLQKPMYLLLCMLALTDIGTSTSIMPKALCIFWFNLKSITLGGCLTQMFFLHVGSMMHSAVLMTMAFDRYVAICNPLRYATILTNARIAKLGLVSLIRPVLFVLPLPLLLSRQPFCANNVIPHTYCDHMAVAKMSCGDITVSRTYGLVVAFVIIGLDLTLIALSYGLIIRAIFRISSKKAHQKALNTCTAHIFVMLTSYPTFLFSTLTHRFGQGIAPHVHIILANLYFLLLPTLNPIIYGVKTKELRDKVGKYTCIR, encoded by the coding sequence ATGGCAGCTTTCAATCTCACCCCCTTTGACCCCTCATCATTCATCCTAACAGGCATCCCTGGCCTGGAAACTGCTCacatctggatttccatcccATTCTCTACATTTTACATTTTTGGACTTTTGGGAAATTTCATGGTTCTGTTTGTTGTAGGCAAGGAGCAGACCCTGCAGAAGCCGATGTACCTGTTGCTCTGCATGCTGGCGCTCACAGACATTGGCACGTCTACCTCTATCATGCcaaaggcactgtgtatattttggttcaatttgaaaaGCATTACTTTGGggggctgcctcacccagatgttcttccttcatgTGGGTTCTATGATGCACTCAGCCGTCCTTATGACAATGGCCTTTGATCGCTatgttgccatatgtaaccctctgagatacGCCACCATCCTCACCAATGCACGCATAGCTAAGCTAGGGCTAGTGAGTTTGATAAGACCTGTTCTCTttgttctgcccctgcccctgctcctgagcaggcagccattctgtgccaacAACGTTATCCCCCACACTTACTGTGACCACATGGCTGTGGCAAAGATGTCGTGTGGGGACATTACAGTCAGCAGGACGTACGGCTTAGTGGTAGCATTTGTAATAATTGGGTTAGACCTCACACTCATTGCCCTGTCCTATGGCCTGATCATCAGGGCCATCttcagaatctcctccaagaaagcccaccagaaagcccttaacacctgcacagcccacatctTTGTGATGCTGACGTCTTATCCTACCTTCCTCTTCTCCACTCTGACACACCGGTTTGGTCAGGGTATCGCTCCCCATGTTCACATCATCTTGGCCAACCTCTATTTCCTTCTCCTTCCCACActcaaccctatcatttatggggtcaaaaccaaagagcttcgtgacaaaGTGGGTAAATACACTTGTATAAGGTGA